In Neorhizobium galegae, the following proteins share a genomic window:
- a CDS encoding isovaleryl-CoA dehydrogenase, which yields MFHASMNFALGEEVDAVRETVHRFAQEKLKPRADEIDRSNEFARDLWPELGALGLLGITADPDFGGTGLGYLSHVVAVEELARASASTSLSYGAHSNLCVNQINRNGNADQKARYLPKLCSGEHVGALAMSEPGAGSDVVSMKLRAEKRGDRYVLNGTKMWITNGPDADVLVVYAKTDPAAASKGITAFLVEKGFKGFTTAQKLDKLGMRGSNTCELVFRDCEVPAENVMGAEGGGVRVLMSGLDYERVVLSAIGIGIMHACLDVVMPYVHERKQFGQSIGEFQLIQAKVADMYTAMNSARAYVYAVAAACDRGAVTRQDAAACCLYASEQATQQALQAIQILGGNGYINENPTGRLLRDAKLMEIGAGTSEIRRMLIGRELFKETA from the coding sequence GTGTTCCACGCAAGCATGAATTTTGCGCTCGGCGAGGAGGTCGACGCTGTTCGTGAGACGGTCCACCGTTTCGCGCAGGAAAAACTCAAGCCTCGCGCCGACGAAATCGACCGCAGCAACGAATTCGCCCGAGATCTCTGGCCTGAACTAGGTGCACTCGGCCTGCTCGGCATTACCGCCGACCCGGATTTCGGCGGCACGGGCCTCGGTTATCTCTCTCATGTGGTCGCCGTCGAGGAACTGGCCCGCGCCTCGGCCTCGACGTCGCTCAGCTACGGCGCCCATTCCAATCTCTGCGTCAACCAGATCAACCGCAACGGCAATGCCGATCAGAAGGCGCGTTACCTGCCGAAACTCTGCTCGGGAGAGCATGTCGGTGCGCTTGCCATGTCGGAGCCCGGCGCCGGTTCCGACGTCGTCTCGATGAAGCTCCGCGCCGAGAAGCGCGGCGATCGCTATGTCCTGAACGGAACCAAGATGTGGATCACCAACGGCCCGGATGCAGATGTGCTGGTGGTCTATGCCAAGACCGATCCGGCCGCCGCCTCCAAAGGCATCACCGCCTTCCTCGTCGAAAAGGGTTTCAAGGGTTTTACGACCGCCCAGAAGCTCGACAAGCTCGGCATGCGCGGCTCCAATACCTGCGAACTGGTGTTCAGGGATTGCGAAGTGCCGGCCGAAAACGTCATGGGCGCCGAGGGTGGCGGCGTGCGCGTGCTGATGTCCGGGCTCGACTACGAGCGCGTCGTGCTTTCGGCCATCGGCATCGGCATCATGCATGCCTGCCTCGACGTGGTCATGCCCTATGTCCATGAGCGAAAGCAGTTCGGCCAGTCGATCGGCGAATTCCAGCTGATCCAGGCCAAGGTCGCCGACATGTACACGGCGATGAACTCCGCCCGTGCCTATGTCTATGCGGTGGCCGCCGCCTGCGATCGTGGCGCCGTGACGCGCCAGGATGCCGCCGCCTGCTGCCTCTATGCCTCCGAACAGGCGACCCAGCAGGCACTGCAGGCAATCCAGATCCTCGGCGGCAACGGTTATATCAACGAAAACCCGACCGGCCGGCTGCTGCGCGACGCCAAGCTGATGGAAATCGGCGCCGGCACGTCGGAAATCCGCCGCATGCTGATTGGCCGAGAACTCTTCAAGGAAACCGCCTGA
- a CDS encoding carboxyl transferase domain-containing protein has product MAVIRSAVNLRSEAAEANRAAMQAKLAEVEAAVALAEAGGGEEARARHVKRGKLLPRERIARLLDHGSPFLEVGATAAHGLYGGASPAAGIVTGIGRVEGREVMIVANDATVKGGTYYPMTVKKHLRAQEIAEENRLPCVYLVDSGGANLPNQDEVFPDRDHFGRIFFNQARMSAKGIAQIAAVMGSCTAGGAYVPAMSDEAIIVKDQGTIFLAGPPLVKAATGEEVSAEDLGGGDVHTRLSGVADHLARDDAHALALVRRAVAGLNTRKPDTVVLATPEEPLYDPEEIAAIVPSSLSTPYDIREVIARVVDGSRFEEFKARFGMTLVCGFAHVFGIPVGIIANNGVLFSESAQKGAHFIELCSQRKIPLVFLQNISGFMVGRKYEAEGIAKHGAKLVTAVATTSVPKVTILVGGSFGAGNYGMAGRAYSPRFLWTWPSSRISVMGGPQAAGVLATVRRDAIERGGKAWEAQEEAAFKQPVLDQFEEQSHPLYASARLWDDGIIHPGRTRQVLGLSLSAALNAPIEDTRFGVFRM; this is encoded by the coding sequence ATGGCTGTCATCCGGTCTGCGGTCAACCTGAGGAGCGAAGCCGCCGAAGCGAACCGCGCCGCGATGCAGGCAAAGCTTGCCGAGGTCGAGGCGGCGGTGGCGCTCGCCGAAGCCGGTGGTGGCGAGGAAGCGCGGGCGCGGCATGTCAAGCGCGGTAAGCTGCTTCCCCGCGAACGTATCGCCCGGCTGCTCGATCACGGCTCGCCTTTCCTGGAGGTTGGCGCTACCGCGGCCCACGGGCTTTACGGCGGCGCGAGCCCGGCGGCCGGCATCGTCACCGGTATCGGCCGGGTCGAAGGCCGCGAGGTGATGATCGTCGCCAACGATGCCACGGTGAAGGGCGGCACCTATTATCCGATGACGGTCAAGAAACATCTCCGCGCCCAGGAGATCGCCGAGGAGAACCGGCTGCCTTGCGTCTATCTGGTCGATTCCGGCGGCGCCAATCTGCCGAACCAGGACGAGGTGTTTCCCGACCGCGATCATTTCGGCCGCATCTTTTTCAATCAGGCGCGCATGTCGGCGAAGGGCATAGCCCAGATCGCCGCCGTCATGGGTTCCTGCACGGCGGGCGGCGCCTATGTGCCGGCCATGTCCGACGAGGCGATTATCGTCAAGGACCAGGGCACGATCTTCCTCGCCGGCCCGCCACTGGTGAAGGCCGCGACAGGCGAGGAGGTCTCGGCCGAGGACCTTGGCGGCGGCGATGTCCACACAAGGCTCTCCGGGGTGGCGGATCATCTCGCCCGCGACGACGCCCACGCTTTGGCGCTGGTTCGCCGCGCCGTCGCTGGCTTGAACACCCGCAAACCGGATACCGTGGTATTGGCGACGCCGGAGGAGCCGCTTTACGATCCGGAAGAAATCGCCGCGATCGTCCCGTCGTCGCTGAGCACGCCCTACGATATCCGCGAAGTGATCGCGCGGGTGGTGGATGGCTCGCGTTTCGAAGAGTTCAAGGCGCGCTTCGGCATGACGCTGGTCTGCGGTTTCGCGCATGTCTTCGGCATTCCCGTCGGCATCATCGCCAACAACGGCGTGCTGTTTTCCGAAAGCGCCCAGAAGGGCGCGCATTTCATCGAACTCTGCTCGCAGCGGAAAATCCCGCTCGTTTTCCTGCAGAACATCAGCGGCTTCATGGTCGGCCGCAAATACGAGGCGGAAGGCATCGCCAAGCACGGCGCCAAGCTGGTGACCGCGGTAGCGACCACCTCGGTGCCCAAGGTCACGATATTGGTCGGCGGCTCCTTCGGCGCCGGCAATTACGGCATGGCCGGCCGGGCCTATTCGCCGCGGTTCCTCTGGACCTGGCCGAGCAGCCGCATCTCGGTGATGGGCGGCCCGCAGGCGGCCGGCGTGCTTGCCACCGTCCGGCGCGACGCGATCGAACGCGGCGGCAAGGCTTGGGAAGCGCAAGAGGAGGCGGCCTTCAAGCAGCCGGTGCTCGACCAGTTCGAGGAACAGAGCCACCCGCTTTATGCCTCCGCCCGCCTCTGGGACGACGGCATCATCCACCCCGGCAGGACACGGCAGGTCCTGGGCTTGAGCCTCTCTGCCGCGCTCAATGCCCCAATCGAGGATACACGCTTCGGCGTGTTCCGGATGTGA
- a CDS encoding acetyl/propionyl/methylcrotonyl-CoA carboxylase subunit alpha, producing the protein MLRKVLIANRGEIACRIIRTCHRLGVATVAVYSDADRDALHVSLAGEAVHIGPSPAAESYLRGETIIQAALRTGADAIHPGYGFLSENPDFADAVTSAGIRFIGPSSDAIRAMGLKDAAKALMEKAGVPVVPGYHGAEQDPDFLLDEAERIGFPVLIKARAGGGGKGMRRVESAADFGEALASAQREALAAFGDAACLIEKYIAHPRHIEIQVFGDDHGNVVHLFERDCSLQRRHQKVIEEAPAPGMPEEMRLAMGEAAVKAAMAISYSGAGTIEFIADASDGLKADRFWFMEMNTRLQVEHPVTEAITGVDLVEWQLRVASGESLPRRQDELFISGWAFEARLYAEDAERGFLPATGRLAHLDLPEELARVDSGVRAGDRISPFYDPMIAKIITRGPDRQTALSLLSAALAEVRTTGVTTNAAFIRRLTIQPDFVEGLPDTGLIDRHLAELTIGQAPSREAMALAALKLSGALEPKSGSDPWDRLSGFRLWSEASDFVELDYRGQHVPVSFGSIGEGVYAATVDGKPVDFRLSRLSAEACLLEADGRKHRVHLVSGERDVTIFGDGENWHFGLIDPLAGEDEITAGGDRIAAPMPGLVKLLRATPGASVAKGEALVVMEAMKMELTLAAPRDGTIADVLVSQGEQVIEGAVLLSLEPEPEAGEPQDG; encoded by the coding sequence ATGCTGAGAAAAGTCCTCATAGCCAATCGCGGCGAGATCGCCTGCCGCATCATCCGCACCTGCCACCGGTTGGGTGTCGCCACGGTCGCCGTCTATTCCGACGCCGACCGTGACGCGCTGCATGTGTCGCTTGCCGGCGAGGCCGTCCATATCGGTCCGTCCCCCGCCGCCGAAAGTTATCTGCGCGGCGAGACGATCATCCAGGCGGCGCTGCGCACCGGCGCCGACGCCATCCATCCCGGTTACGGCTTCCTCTCGGAAAATCCCGACTTCGCCGATGCGGTGACATCCGCCGGCATCCGGTTCATTGGCCCATCGTCGGATGCAATTCGCGCCATGGGCCTCAAGGACGCCGCCAAGGCGCTGATGGAAAAGGCGGGCGTGCCTGTCGTCCCGGGCTATCACGGCGCCGAACAGGATCCGGATTTCCTGCTGGATGAGGCGGAGCGCATCGGCTTCCCGGTCTTGATCAAGGCGCGCGCCGGCGGCGGCGGCAAGGGCATGCGGCGGGTCGAAAGCGCAGCCGACTTCGGGGAAGCACTCGCCTCGGCGCAGCGGGAGGCTCTGGCCGCCTTCGGCGATGCCGCCTGCCTGATCGAGAAATACATCGCCCATCCACGCCATATCGAAATCCAGGTTTTTGGCGACGACCACGGCAATGTCGTGCACCTCTTCGAACGAGACTGCTCGCTGCAGCGCCGCCACCAGAAGGTCATCGAGGAAGCGCCGGCCCCCGGCATGCCGGAGGAGATGCGCCTTGCCATGGGCGAGGCGGCCGTCAAGGCCGCGATGGCGATCTCCTATTCCGGTGCCGGCACGATCGAGTTTATCGCCGATGCCTCCGATGGGCTGAAGGCCGACCGTTTCTGGTTCATGGAGATGAACACTCGCCTGCAGGTGGAGCATCCGGTGACCGAGGCGATCACCGGCGTCGATCTCGTCGAATGGCAGCTTCGCGTCGCGTCCGGCGAGTCCCTGCCGCGCCGGCAGGACGAACTGTTCATCAGCGGCTGGGCCTTCGAGGCTCGGCTTTATGCGGAGGATGCCGAGCGGGGTTTTCTGCCCGCCACCGGCAGGCTTGCCCATCTCGACCTGCCGGAGGAGCTGGCGCGCGTGGACAGCGGCGTGCGCGCCGGCGACCGCATCTCGCCCTTCTACGATCCGATGATCGCGAAAATCATCACCCGAGGCCCGGATCGCCAGACAGCGCTCTCGCTGCTGTCGGCCGCCCTTGCCGAAGTTCGTACCACCGGCGTGACCACCAACGCCGCATTTATTCGCCGGCTAACGATCCAGCCGGATTTCGTTGAGGGGCTGCCCGATACCGGCCTGATCGACAGGCATCTGGCGGAATTGACGATCGGTCAGGCCCCGTCTCGCGAGGCCATGGCCTTGGCCGCGTTGAAACTTTCCGGTGCCCTGGAGCCGAAGAGCGGAAGTGATCCCTGGGATCGCTTATCCGGATTCCGGTTATGGTCCGAAGCTTCCGATTTCGTCGAACTGGACTACCGCGGTCAGCACGTGCCGGTCTCGTTCGGATCGATCGGAGAGGGCGTCTATGCGGCCACGGTCGACGGCAAGCCGGTGGATTTCCGCCTCTCTCGCCTGAGCGCCGAGGCTTGTCTTCTGGAGGCCGACGGCCGGAAACATCGCGTCCATCTGGTCTCCGGCGAACGTGACGTGACGATCTTCGGCGATGGCGAGAACTGGCACTTCGGCCTTATCGATCCCCTTGCCGGTGAGGATGAGATTACCGCCGGCGGCGATCGCATCGCCGCGCCCATGCCGGGCCTCGTAAAGCTCCTCCGTGCCACGCCGGGAGCCTCCGTCGCGAAAGGTGAGGCCCTTGTCGTCATGGAAGCCATGAAGATGGAATTGACGCTTGCCGCCCCGCGCGATGGAACGATTGCCGATGTCCTGGTGTCGCAGGGCGAACAGGTGATCGAAGGCGCGGTGCTGCTCTCCCTTGAGCCTGAGCCGGAAGCCGGGGAGCCGCAGGATGGCTGA
- a CDS encoding hydroxymethylglutaryl-CoA lyase: MADFVRIHEMGPRDGLQNEKGLISTADKIRLVDLLSACGFEKIEVTSFVRADWVPQMADAAEVMAGITRRPGTLYTVLTPNVRGYAGAVSAKADEVAVFASASEGFSHRNINCSIAESFQRFAPLIDSARRDGIPVRAYVSCAVDCPFDGPTPPAQVARVATELHALGCGEVALADTIGTGTPDRVAAMLDAVLERMPAAHLAGHFHDTNGRALDNITVSLEKGLRVFDAAAGGLGGCPYAPGAEGNVATGKTVDHLHALGFETRIDRDRLTEAEAFARSLRGAR; this comes from the coding sequence ATGGCTGATTTCGTCCGCATCCACGAAATGGGCCCGCGCGACGGGCTTCAGAACGAGAAGGGGCTCATTTCCACCGCCGACAAGATCCGGCTGGTTGACCTGCTTTCGGCCTGCGGTTTCGAAAAGATCGAGGTGACGAGCTTCGTGCGCGCCGACTGGGTGCCGCAGATGGCCGATGCTGCCGAGGTCATGGCAGGCATTACCCGCCGTCCGGGGACGCTGTACACGGTGCTGACACCGAACGTGCGGGGATATGCGGGGGCCGTCTCGGCCAAAGCGGATGAAGTCGCCGTCTTCGCCTCGGCGTCCGAAGGTTTCAGCCACCGCAACATCAATTGCAGCATCGCGGAGAGTTTTCAGCGGTTCGCGCCGCTGATCGACAGTGCCCGTCGCGACGGCATCCCGGTCCGCGCCTATGTCTCCTGCGCCGTCGACTGTCCCTTCGATGGTCCGACGCCGCCGGCGCAGGTGGCGCGGGTGGCAACGGAGCTTCATGCGCTGGGCTGCGGTGAGGTGGCGCTGGCCGATACGATCGGCACCGGCACCCCGGATCGGGTCGCCGCCATGCTGGATGCGGTCCTGGAGCGCATGCCGGCGGCCCATCTCGCTGGGCATTTTCACGACACCAACGGCCGGGCGCTCGACAACATCACCGTCTCGCTCGAAAAAGGTCTGCGCGTTTTCGACGCTGCGGCGGGCGGGCTTGGTGGCTGCCCCTATGCTCCGGGTGCGGAGGGCAATGTCGCGACCGGCAAGACTGTCGATCATCTACATGCGCTGGGTTTTGAAACCCGCATCGACCGCGACCGGCTGACCGAGGCGGAGGCTTTTGCCCGCAGCCTGAGGGGAGCGCGCTGA
- a CDS encoding crotonase/enoyl-CoA hydratase family protein produces the protein MGAYETLTLERDDRGVVKLTLARPEKHNAMNARMIADLTDAAGKLAADEAVRVVVLASAGPTFCAGGDLQWMRDQAARDRAGKIEGATELALMLKALDDLPKPLIGRVQGNAFGGGIGLMAVCDIVIAAESAWFALTETRLGLIPATIAPYVVRRIGEGHARRLFLNARRFDAVTAREIGLVSVVRTADELDAAVEEEASAFLDCAPGAVASAKSLVQNLARQTIEDPVGYSTGLLADRWESAEGRDGIDAFLNRRQMPWVAPKSGGD, from the coding sequence ATGGGCGCTTACGAAACGCTGACATTGGAACGGGATGACCGCGGCGTCGTGAAGCTGACGCTCGCCCGGCCCGAAAAGCACAACGCCATGAATGCGCGGATGATTGCCGATCTGACGGACGCGGCCGGCAAGCTCGCAGCCGACGAGGCGGTGCGGGTCGTGGTTCTCGCATCCGCCGGCCCCACCTTCTGCGCCGGCGGCGACCTGCAATGGATGCGCGACCAGGCGGCAAGGGATCGCGCCGGCAAGATCGAGGGCGCCACGGAACTCGCGCTGATGCTGAAAGCGCTGGATGACTTGCCGAAACCGCTGATCGGCCGGGTGCAGGGCAATGCCTTCGGTGGCGGCATCGGCCTGATGGCCGTCTGCGATATCGTCATCGCGGCTGAAAGCGCCTGGTTTGCGCTCACTGAAACACGGCTCGGCCTGATCCCCGCTACCATCGCACCCTACGTCGTGCGCCGGATCGGTGAAGGCCATGCCCGTCGCCTGTTCCTCAACGCCCGCCGCTTCGATGCGGTCACGGCCCGCGAGATCGGTCTCGTGTCCGTCGTTCGCACCGCTGACGAACTCGATGCGGCAGTTGAAGAGGAGGCCTCGGCTTTCCTCGATTGCGCTCCCGGCGCTGTCGCCAGCGCCAAGAGCCTTGTGCAAAATCTCGCCCGCCAGACGATCGAAGATCCGGTCGGCTACAGCACCGGCCTGCTCGCCGACCGTTGGGAAAGCGCCGAAGGCCGCGACGGCATCGACGCCTTCCTCAATCGTCGGCAGATGCCCTGGGTGGCCCCCAAGTCAGGCGGGGATTAG
- a CDS encoding Bug family tripartite tricarboxylate transporter substrate binding protein: protein MKSLAVALTLMLPTGAMAQDAYPSRDITLVLPFGPGGIADITARLVAESLGKKLGRQIVIMNQPGAGGSVAARAALNAPADGYTLALLSNGTAISVPLFKNLQFDPVADFVPVSSLAYFDFVFVTKSGGKFKSLKDVLEAAKAKPGALNVGTINVGSSQNLAAELFKSTSGIDFTIVPYKATPDLQVALLGGELDVIVDSQTALKAALQQNQATAIASSGPARSSLSPNVPTAAEEGVKGFDVTSWNAIFAPKGTPPEAVKKLNAALVEVLADPALKKRFADLGVEARSSTPEEIGGRLKADIQKWSDVIQKAGIPKQ, encoded by the coding sequence ATGAAATCTCTGGCCGTCGCCCTGACCCTGATGCTGCCGACCGGCGCCATGGCGCAGGACGCCTATCCGTCGAGGGACATTACCCTGGTGTTGCCTTTCGGTCCCGGTGGGATTGCCGACATTACGGCACGCCTGGTGGCCGAGTCGCTCGGCAAGAAACTCGGCCGTCAGATCGTGATCATGAACCAGCCGGGTGCCGGCGGTTCCGTCGCGGCACGGGCGGCGCTGAACGCCCCGGCGGACGGTTACACGCTCGCGCTTCTCTCGAACGGAACCGCGATCAGCGTACCGCTCTTCAAGAACCTGCAATTCGATCCGGTCGCCGATTTCGTGCCGGTGTCGAGCCTTGCCTATTTCGATTTCGTGTTCGTCACCAAGTCAGGCGGTAAATTCAAATCCCTCAAGGATGTTCTGGAAGCGGCCAAAGCCAAGCCGGGCGCGCTCAACGTTGGGACGATCAATGTCGGCAGCAGCCAGAACCTGGCGGCGGAACTCTTCAAGTCGACCTCCGGGATAGATTTCACCATCGTGCCCTACAAGGCCACGCCGGATCTTCAGGTCGCCCTGCTCGGTGGTGAACTCGACGTGATCGTCGACAGCCAGACGGCGCTGAAGGCTGCCCTGCAGCAGAACCAGGCGACCGCTATCGCCTCATCCGGCCCGGCGCGTTCCAGCCTCTCGCCGAACGTCCCGACCGCCGCGGAAGAAGGTGTCAAGGGCTTCGACGTCACTTCCTGGAACGCCATCTTCGCGCCGAAGGGCACTCCGCCGGAAGCGGTGAAGAAGCTGAACGCCGCGCTGGTCGAAGTCCTGGCCGACCCTGCCCTCAAGAAGCGGTTCGCGGATTTGGGCGTCGAAGCCCGATCCAGCACGCCGGAGGAGATCGGCGGCCGCCTGAAGGCCGACATCCAGAAATGGTCGGACGTGATCCAGAAGGCGGGTATTCCGAAACAATGA
- a CDS encoding amidohydrolase family protein — MNEDRQESGHGAGIARRKPDFLLPDGSCDAHCHVFGPGAVFPYAPDRSYTPDDAPKEALAKLHDRLGIDRAVIVQASCHGTDNRAMLDAIAWRPDRYRGVAIVDDSFDDRAYQTLDDGGVRSVRFNFVRHLGGAPDLDVFNRVIDRIKGRGWHVVLHLDAADIVPLSDMIARLPVPFVIDHMGRVDTNLGTDQPAFQTLLELVRRENCWIKVCGSERISRFPFDTAVPFAKALVEASPERSLWGTDFPHPNLKEPVDEADLVDLVPKFALTEEDRRRLLVDNPARLYGFAA, encoded by the coding sequence ATGAACGAAGATCGGCAGGAGAGCGGTCACGGGGCTGGCATTGCACGGCGGAAGCCGGACTTCCTGTTGCCCGACGGCAGCTGCGATGCCCATTGCCACGTTTTCGGTCCGGGAGCCGTTTTTCCCTATGCGCCCGACCGCAGCTATACGCCGGATGACGCACCGAAAGAGGCGCTGGCAAAGCTTCATGACAGGCTTGGCATCGACCGCGCCGTCATCGTTCAGGCGAGCTGCCACGGGACCGACAACCGCGCCATGCTCGACGCGATCGCCTGGCGCCCGGATCGTTACCGCGGCGTCGCGATCGTCGACGACAGTTTTGACGACCGCGCCTACCAGACGCTCGACGACGGCGGCGTGCGCAGCGTGCGGTTCAATTTCGTCCGCCATCTCGGCGGTGCACCGGACCTGGACGTCTTCAACCGGGTGATCGACCGCATCAAGGGACGCGGCTGGCACGTGGTGCTGCATCTCGACGCCGCCGACATCGTGCCGCTTTCCGACATGATCGCCCGGCTGCCGGTCCCCTTCGTCATCGACCACATGGGCCGCGTCGACACCAACCTTGGGACCGACCAGCCGGCGTTTCAGACGCTGCTGGAACTGGTGCGGCGGGAAAACTGCTGGATCAAGGTCTGCGGGTCGGAGCGAATCTCCCGCTTTCCGTTCGATACGGCCGTGCCTTTCGCAAAAGCGCTGGTGGAGGCCAGCCCCGAGCGGAGCCTCTGGGGCACCGATTTCCCGCATCCGAACCTCAAGGAGCCGGTCGACGAGGCCGACCTCGTGGATCTCGTGCCGAAGTTCGCGCTCACGGAAGAGGATCGGCGGCGGCTGCTCGTCGACAATCCCGCACGTTTATACGGTTTCGCCGCCTGA
- a CDS encoding TetR/AcrR family transcriptional regulator, whose protein sequence is MRPNLREALLRNAVTLFSRSGYNAVSLRDIAKASGANVGSLTYHFGSKAKLLREVYERHTVPMNARRRELLGEALRISDADQRLMAILRAYVVPAFVSSSEGDGGGAEFTRMRAVLSAEGNPDAQAIIADAFDETSRAFIKALADCVPGAPLSGLVWRSQFLLGSLYYALINPDRVTRLSGGTVDGNDREAAVNQIVEASYASFRSLGVETRQSERA, encoded by the coding sequence ATGCGACCGAACCTGAGGGAAGCCTTGCTCAGAAACGCCGTGACCCTGTTTTCCCGCAGCGGCTACAATGCCGTGTCGCTACGGGATATCGCCAAGGCGTCCGGCGCCAATGTCGGCAGCCTCACCTATCATTTCGGCTCGAAGGCGAAATTGCTGCGGGAGGTTTACGAGCGCCACACGGTGCCGATGAACGCCCGCCGCCGCGAGCTTCTGGGCGAAGCCCTGCGGATCAGCGATGCGGATCAGCGGCTCATGGCCATCCTGCGCGCCTATGTCGTGCCGGCCTTCGTCTCCTCCTCGGAGGGCGATGGCGGCGGTGCCGAATTCACCCGGATGCGGGCAGTGCTGTCGGCGGAAGGAAATCCCGACGCGCAGGCGATCATCGCAGACGCATTCGACGAAACGAGCCGCGCCTTCATCAAGGCTCTGGCCGATTGCGTGCCCGGCGCGCCGTTGAGCGGGCTGGTCTGGCGCAGCCAGTTCCTGCTCGGCTCGCTCTATTACGCCCTGATCAATCCGGACCGCGTCACGCGTCTTTCGGGCGGCACGGTCGACGGAAACGATCGGGAAGCCGCCGTCAACCAAATCGTCGAGGCGAGCTATGCGAGCTTTCGAAGCCTCGGCGTCGAAACCAGGCAATCCGAGCGTGCCTGA